From the genome of Rathayibacter sp. VKM Ac-2759, one region includes:
- a CDS encoding PAS domain-containing sensor histidine kinase, translated as MSTLSDLVLAHGRSTDADVEWLHLLVGDAQLLADLAFADIVLWVPTADDSFVAVAHARPSSAATLFYRDFVGQRIKSEWRAQVVEAFETARIVDTSAPDWFEETPTRVRAVPVIRRLNASEKATTDRPIAVVTRHTNLSETRTPSRQELTFNDCANDLFSMIASGDFPDLGAPTGPRRGAPRASDGLIRLDVDGITTFASPNALSAFNRIGFADELEGESLAEVTTKLLTGKLVIDESLPLVVTGRAPWRTDIEARGVTVSLRAIPIRDRGERVGAVVLCRDVTELRHQERELITKDATIREIHHRVKNNLQTVASLLRIQARRTHSDLAREALTQAMRRVAAIAVVHDTLSEGLNQNVDFDQVFDRVLLLIAEVASTHNTTVHPKLSGSFGNLPSEYATPLALALTELVTNAVEHGLAGREGDVEIVATRTDDVLTVKVRDTGVGLPEGKVGSGLGTQIVRTLIQGELGGTIDWHTLVGRGTEVTIEMPLRWLARPKI; from the coding sequence GTGTCGACCCTCAGTGACCTCGTCCTCGCCCACGGCCGCTCCACCGACGCCGATGTCGAGTGGCTCCATCTGCTCGTCGGCGACGCCCAGCTGCTGGCCGATCTCGCCTTCGCCGACATCGTGCTGTGGGTGCCGACCGCCGACGACAGCTTCGTCGCCGTCGCGCACGCGCGGCCCTCCAGTGCGGCGACGCTCTTCTACCGCGACTTCGTGGGGCAGCGGATCAAGTCGGAGTGGCGCGCGCAGGTCGTCGAGGCGTTCGAGACGGCGCGCATCGTCGACACCTCGGCGCCCGACTGGTTCGAGGAGACGCCCACCCGCGTCCGCGCGGTGCCGGTCATCCGCCGGCTGAACGCCTCCGAGAAGGCCACGACCGACCGCCCGATCGCGGTGGTCACCCGCCACACCAACCTCAGCGAGACGCGCACGCCCAGCCGCCAGGAGCTGACGTTCAACGACTGCGCGAACGACCTCTTCTCGATGATCGCCTCGGGAGACTTCCCCGACCTGGGGGCGCCCACCGGGCCGCGACGCGGTGCTCCGCGCGCCTCCGACGGCCTGATCCGCCTCGACGTCGACGGCATCACCACCTTCGCGAGCCCCAACGCGCTCTCGGCGTTCAACCGCATCGGCTTCGCCGACGAGCTCGAGGGGGAGTCGCTCGCCGAGGTCACCACCAAGCTGCTCACGGGCAAGCTCGTCATCGACGAATCGCTGCCGCTCGTGGTCACCGGCCGCGCCCCCTGGCGCACCGACATCGAGGCCCGCGGAGTCACGGTGTCGCTCCGTGCGATCCCGATCCGCGACCGGGGCGAGCGGGTCGGCGCCGTGGTGCTCTGCCGCGACGTGACCGAGCTGCGCCACCAGGAGCGCGAGCTGATCACCAAGGACGCGACGATCCGCGAGATCCACCACCGGGTGAAGAACAACCTGCAGACCGTCGCCTCGCTGCTGCGGATCCAGGCCCGGCGCACCCACTCCGACCTGGCCCGCGAGGCGCTCACCCAGGCGATGCGCCGGGTGGCCGCCATCGCGGTCGTGCACGACACGCTCTCGGAGGGGCTCAACCAGAACGTCGACTTCGACCAGGTCTTCGACCGCGTGCTGCTGCTGATCGCCGAGGTCGCCTCGACGCACAACACCACGGTGCACCCCAAGCTCAGCGGCAGCTTCGGCAATCTGCCGAGCGAGTACGCGACTCCGCTCGCCCTGGCGCTGACCGAGCTGGTCACGAACGCCGTCGAGCACGGGCTCGCCGGCCGCGAGGGCGACGTCGAGATCGTCGCCACCCGCACCGACGACGTCCTGACCGTCAAGGTGCGCGACACCGGAGTGGGTCTGCCGGAGGGCAAGGTCGGCTCGGGGCTCGGCACGCAGATCGTGCGCACGCTGATTCAGGGCGAGCTCGGCGGGACGATCGACTGGCACACCCTCGTCGGGCGCGGGACCGAGGTCACCATCGAGATGCCGCTGCGCTGGCTGGCGCGCCCCAAGATCTGA
- a CDS encoding aldo/keto reductase: protein MDYTRLGSSGLQVSSIILGCMSYGAPERGAHAWSMGEEESRPFLRRALELGITTFDTADVYSDGTSEEFVGRALADFAVREEVVIATKVHGTMRQGPNGGGLSRRHVLSAIDDSLRRLGTDYVDLYQIHRWDPETPIEETMETLHDIVRSGKARYIGASSMWAWQFAKAQYTADLGGWTRFVSMQDQYNLVQREDERELHPFCLDQGVGVIPWSPLARGRLTRDWDETTSRTETDLYGKTLYHQQEEGDRRTAATVARIAGERGIPRAQVALAWVRQQPVVTAPIVGATKMQHLEDAVASVDVELTPDELEALGADYAPRVNEGF from the coding sequence ATGGACTACACCCGACTCGGCTCCAGCGGCCTGCAGGTCTCCTCGATCATCCTCGGCTGCATGAGCTACGGCGCTCCCGAGCGCGGCGCCCACGCCTGGAGCATGGGGGAGGAGGAGTCGCGGCCGTTCCTCCGCCGGGCGCTCGAGCTCGGCATCACGACCTTCGACACCGCCGACGTCTACTCCGACGGCACGAGCGAGGAGTTCGTCGGCCGGGCCCTGGCCGACTTCGCCGTCCGCGAGGAGGTCGTGATCGCGACCAAGGTCCACGGCACGATGCGCCAGGGCCCGAACGGCGGCGGACTCTCGCGCCGGCACGTCCTGAGCGCGATCGACGACAGCCTGCGCCGCCTCGGCACCGACTACGTCGACCTCTACCAGATCCACCGCTGGGACCCGGAGACGCCGATCGAGGAGACGATGGAGACCCTCCACGACATCGTCCGCTCGGGCAAGGCGCGCTACATCGGAGCCTCGAGCATGTGGGCCTGGCAGTTCGCCAAGGCGCAGTACACCGCCGACCTCGGCGGCTGGACGCGCTTCGTCTCCATGCAGGACCAGTACAACCTCGTCCAGCGCGAGGACGAGCGCGAGCTGCACCCGTTCTGCCTCGATCAGGGCGTCGGAGTGATCCCGTGGTCCCCGCTCGCCCGCGGCCGCCTCACCCGCGACTGGGACGAGACGACCTCGCGCACCGAGACCGACCTCTACGGCAAGACCCTCTACCACCAGCAGGAGGAGGGCGACCGCCGGACGGCCGCCACCGTCGCCCGCATCGCCGGGGAGCGCGGCATCCCGCGCGCGCAGGTCGCGCTCGCCTGGGTCCGGCAGCAGCCGGTGGTGACGGCTCCGATCGTCGGAGCGACGAAGATGCAGCACCTCGAGGACGCCGTGGCGTCGGTCGACGTCGAGCTGACCCCCGACGAGCTGGAGGCTCTCGGCGCCGACTACGCGCCGCGCGTCAACGAGGGCTTCTGA
- the rsgA gene encoding ribosome small subunit-dependent GTPase A, translating into MSWWTDSGLDADGALDDFDGYDESDAKVRPNPKGTKPRTKQRPAYEDAETAMVLGVDRGRYTVMIGDGTPEEHEFTAARARELRRQAIVAGDRVDVVGDSTGDDGTLARIVRIRERSTLLRRSADDTDAIERVIVANADQMVCVVAAADPEPRTRLVDRYLVAAFDAGITPMLCITKTDLADPGPFLRNFEGLDLRVFLSSQDEPPVDEIAEALLGHETVVVGHSGVGKSTLVNKLVPDAHRAIGRVNTVTGRGRHTSSSTVSLRVERGDRHGWVIDTPGVRSFGLGHVNVDNILGAFTALAEIAEDCPRGCTHLPDSPDCAIIEAVEEGRLGPTGPERLDSLQRLLTTFAPSDGSRR; encoded by the coding sequence ATGTCGTGGTGGACGGACAGCGGCCTCGACGCCGACGGAGCGCTCGACGACTTCGACGGCTACGACGAGTCGGACGCGAAGGTGCGGCCGAACCCCAAGGGCACCAAGCCGCGCACGAAGCAGCGCCCCGCGTACGAGGACGCCGAGACCGCGATGGTGCTCGGCGTCGACCGCGGCCGTTACACGGTCATGATCGGCGACGGCACCCCGGAGGAGCACGAGTTCACCGCCGCGCGCGCCCGTGAGCTGCGCCGCCAGGCGATCGTCGCGGGCGACCGGGTCGACGTCGTCGGCGACTCCACCGGCGACGACGGCACCCTCGCCCGCATCGTCCGGATCCGCGAGCGGTCGACGCTGCTCCGCCGCAGCGCCGACGACACCGACGCGATCGAGCGCGTCATCGTGGCGAACGCCGACCAGATGGTGTGCGTGGTCGCCGCGGCCGATCCCGAGCCGCGGACCCGGCTCGTCGACCGCTACCTCGTCGCGGCCTTCGACGCCGGGATCACCCCGATGCTCTGCATCACCAAGACCGACCTCGCCGACCCCGGCCCGTTCCTCCGCAACTTCGAGGGCCTCGACCTGCGCGTCTTCCTCTCGAGCCAGGACGAGCCCCCGGTCGACGAGATCGCCGAGGCGCTCCTCGGCCACGAGACGGTCGTGGTCGGCCACTCCGGAGTCGGCAAGTCGACGCTCGTGAACAAGCTCGTCCCCGACGCCCACCGGGCGATCGGCCGCGTCAACACCGTCACCGGGCGCGGGCGCCACACCTCCTCCTCCACCGTGTCGCTCCGGGTCGAGCGCGGCGACCGCCACGGCTGGGTGATCGACACCCCGGGCGTCCGCTCGTTCGGACTCGGGCACGTGAACGTCGACAACATCCTCGGCGCCTTCACCGCGCTGGCCGAGATCGCCGAGGACTGCCCGCGCGGCTGCACGCACCTCCCCGACTCCCCCGACTGCGCGATCATCGAGGCGGTCGAGGAGGGACGGCTCGGCCCGACGGGCCCCGAGCGACTCGACTCGCTCCAGCGCCTCCTGACCACCTTCGCGCCCTCCGACGGAAGCAGACGATGA
- the aroA gene encoding 3-phosphoshikimate 1-carboxyvinyltransferase — MVFSRYSAPEFDPYGDARALPGEEDWSAPSAAGALDAVVELPGSKSLTNRELVLSALATEPSTLRAPLHSRDSALMIEALRSLGTTIRESGATGAFGADLVVEPAEELLGSTTIDCGLAGTVMRFVPPLAGLALGPTTFDGDAYAYKRPMGATIASLRSLGVDVADDGRGSLPFTVHGSGSVRGGDVVIDASRSSQFVSALLLAGPRFDEGLRLRHEGEHLPSQPHIEMTIAALAARGVEVGTPAPGEWVVEPQPIAGADTVIEPDLSNAAPFLAAALATGGRVRLRHWPAETTQVGAHLERILPLFGASVERDGGDLVVTGGDEILGVDLDLSEGGELAPALAALAALATGPSTLTGIGHIRHHETDRLAALAAEINGLGGAVTELEDGLRIEPAPLHGGRWRTYSDHRMAHAGALLGLVVPGVAIEDIATTSKTLPQFPALWSTLAGSV; from the coding sequence ATGGTCTTCTCGCGTTATTCCGCTCCCGAGTTCGATCCGTACGGCGACGCCCGAGCGCTCCCCGGCGAGGAGGACTGGTCGGCGCCCTCCGCCGCCGGTGCTCTCGACGCCGTCGTCGAGCTGCCCGGCTCGAAGTCGCTGACGAACCGCGAGCTCGTGCTGTCCGCGCTGGCGACGGAGCCGTCCACGCTGCGCGCTCCCCTGCACTCGCGCGACAGCGCCCTGATGATCGAGGCGCTGCGCTCCCTCGGCACGACGATCCGCGAATCCGGGGCCACCGGGGCGTTCGGCGCCGACCTCGTGGTCGAGCCCGCGGAGGAGCTGCTCGGCTCCACCACGATCGACTGCGGTCTCGCCGGCACCGTGATGCGCTTCGTGCCGCCGCTCGCCGGCCTCGCGCTCGGCCCGACCACCTTCGACGGCGACGCCTACGCCTACAAGCGCCCGATGGGCGCGACGATCGCCTCGCTCCGCTCGCTCGGCGTCGACGTGGCCGACGACGGGCGGGGCTCGCTCCCGTTCACGGTGCACGGCTCCGGATCGGTGCGCGGCGGCGACGTCGTCATCGACGCCTCCCGCTCGAGCCAGTTCGTCTCGGCGCTGCTGCTCGCGGGTCCGCGCTTCGACGAGGGCCTCCGCCTCCGCCACGAGGGCGAGCACCTGCCCAGCCAGCCGCACATCGAGATGACGATCGCCGCCCTCGCCGCCCGCGGAGTCGAGGTCGGCACGCCGGCACCCGGCGAGTGGGTCGTCGAGCCGCAGCCGATCGCCGGCGCCGACACCGTGATCGAGCCCGACCTCTCCAACGCCGCTCCGTTCCTCGCCGCGGCCCTCGCGACCGGAGGCCGGGTGCGGCTGCGGCACTGGCCCGCCGAGACCACCCAGGTCGGCGCGCACCTCGAGCGCATCCTCCCCCTCTTCGGCGCGAGCGTCGAGCGCGACGGCGGCGACCTCGTCGTCACCGGCGGCGACGAGATCCTCGGCGTCGACCTCGACCTCTCCGAGGGCGGCGAGCTCGCTCCCGCCCTGGCGGCACTCGCAGCCCTCGCCACCGGCCCCAGCACGCTCACCGGCATCGGCCACATCCGCCACCACGAGACCGACAGGCTCGCGGCACTCGCCGCCGAGATCAACGGCCTCGGAGGCGCGGTCACCGAGCTCGAGGACGGCCTGCGCATCGAGCCGGCCCCGCTGCACGGCGGCCGCTGGAGGACCTACTCCGATCACCGCATGGCCCACGCGGGCGCCCTGCTCGGACTGGTCGTGCCCGGCGTCGCGATCGAGGACATCGCGACGACGTCCAAGACCCTCCCGCAGTTCCCCGCGCTGTGGTCGACCCTGGCGGGATCGGTCTGA
- a CDS encoding WhiB family transcriptional regulator — MDWRDKAACLTADPELFFPVGNTGPAVDQIEKAKTVCGRCTVTEVCLQYALETGQDSGVWGGLSEDERRALKRRAARARRAS; from the coding sequence ATGGACTGGCGCGACAAGGCCGCTTGCCTCACCGCTGACCCCGAGCTTTTCTTCCCGGTCGGCAACACCGGACCCGCCGTCGACCAGATCGAGAAGGCCAAGACCGTCTGCGGACGCTGCACGGTCACCGAGGTCTGCCTCCAGTACGCCCTCGAGACCGGCCAGGACTCGGGCGTGTGGGGCGGCCTCAGCGAGGACGAGCGCCGCGCCCTCAAGCGCCGCGCCGCTCGCGCCCGTCGCGCCTCGTAG
- a CDS encoding Rv3235 family protein produces the protein MSRPSNAFDYSTLPLEAGAAASRPPTVGFFAAQPTTRAELPDPEPILERLTLLVIEILAGSRDIDQIARWLTDDVYRHLQKRVVLAARSRALQGRPAHRIPFTVGRVVVSEPRDGIVEAVVLVHNRVRTRAVAIRLEGMDARWRATAINVL, from the coding sequence ATGAGCCGCCCTTCGAACGCCTTCGACTACAGCACTCTGCCCCTGGAGGCGGGGGCAGCCGCCTCCAGGCCGCCCACCGTCGGCTTCTTCGCGGCCCAGCCGACGACGCGGGCGGAGCTGCCCGACCCCGAGCCGATCCTCGAGCGCCTGACGCTGCTCGTCATCGAGATCCTGGCGGGCTCGCGCGACATCGACCAGATCGCGCGCTGGCTGACCGACGACGTCTACCGGCACCTGCAGAAGCGGGTGGTGCTCGCCGCGCGCTCCCGCGCCCTGCAGGGGCGACCGGCGCACCGGATCCCCTTCACGGTGGGCCGGGTCGTGGTCTCGGAGCCGCGCGACGGCATCGTCGAGGCGGTGGTCCTCGTCCACAACCGCGTGCGCACCCGCGCGGTCGCCATCCGGCTCGAGGGCATGGACGCCCGCTGGCGGGCGACCGCGATCAATGTGCTGTGA
- the bcp gene encoding thioredoxin-dependent thiol peroxidase has product MTNAALPPIPAEQRLSAGDAAPEFTLLDQDGSPVSLSDYRGRRVIVFFYPEADTPACTKEACDFRDNASSLRDSGYEVLGVSRDTPEALRRWADAQGIDYPLLSDSDRAVHLAWAVWGEKSMYGKTVVGVLRSTFVVGADGVLEFAQYGVRATGHVQALRKKLKLA; this is encoded by the coding sequence ATGACGAACGCCGCCCTCCCCCCGATCCCCGCCGAGCAGCGTCTGTCCGCCGGCGACGCCGCCCCGGAGTTCACCCTCCTCGACCAGGACGGCAGCCCGGTCTCGCTGTCGGACTACCGCGGCCGACGGGTGATCGTCTTCTTCTACCCGGAGGCCGACACCCCCGCCTGCACCAAGGAGGCCTGCGACTTCCGCGACAACGCGTCCTCGCTGCGCGACTCCGGCTACGAGGTGCTCGGCGTCTCGCGCGACACTCCGGAGGCGCTGCGCCGCTGGGCGGACGCGCAGGGCATCGACTACCCGCTGCTGAGCGACTCGGACCGGGCCGTGCACCTGGCGTGGGCGGTCTGGGGCGAGAAGAGCATGTACGGCAAGACCGTGGTCGGCGTCCTCCGCTCGACCTTCGTCGTCGGCGCCGACGGCGTCCTCGAGTTCGCGCAGTACGGCGTCCGCGCGACCGGCCACGTGCAGGCGCTCCGCAAGAAGCTCAAGCTCGCCTGA